The DNA region AGCCAGTTTAGAACAAAAAGCAAACGACCAACCTGAAAAATATGAACCTTTAAAAGCTAAAGCCGCTCAAATTGATGTTTTAGCCCATAAATTTGATGACTATTTAGAGGATTTAAAAGGGAAAATGACAGCCGATCTTGACGATGCTACCGATTATGAAGTGATGGACAAAGGAACTTACCTTGACGAAAACTTCTTTAAAGGCGATAAGTTAAAAGAAGACGGACAAGAGTTCTTAAATCAAATAAACTCATTTAGAGAAGGTGTGGTTAAAGTTCTTGAGAACGAACCAGGAATGGAAAGCATCGTAAAAGATGTAAAGGAAAAATTCAATACAGAGCAAGAAATCAATAGAGACGGTATCAAAATCGATTGGTTGGATTACCATTATAAAGGATTTCCTTTGGTAGCTTCATTAACTAAAATGACGCAATTACAGGCCGATATCAAAACCACTGAGTCTGAAATTCTATCAAATATGTTGCAAGGTACACTTTCCAGTGAGGTATCAATGACCAACTATACCACGTTGATGGAAACTTCAAAATCAGCTTACTTTAACGGCGAGCAATTTGACGGACAGATTGTATTGGGTCGTAAAGATGCTTCAACAAAACCTAAAAGGGTTGAACTGACTTTAGACGGTAGAAAGTTAACTGAAAACCAATATTCAATTGAAGATGGTAAAGTAAAGTTAAAGATTGGTACTGGCGGTGTTGGAGAGCACAAAATAGAAGGTAACCTTTATTTTGGTGAAGGCGGTGAAGAAATTGCGGTTCCTGTAAGTTCTTCGTTCGCAACCGTTGCCAAGCCAAACGCAGCAACCATTTCGGCCGATAAAATGAACGTAGTGTACCGTGGTGTTAAAAACCCAATGACTATTTCGTTTGCTGGTATTCCAGATAACAAAGTTAATGCTAGCGCACAAGGTTTATCTAAAGCTGGTGGTAGCCGTTATGTAATGGATGCGACCAGAATTCAAGGTCGTGAAGTAACTATTAATGTTACTGGAACCTTGCCTGATGGTGGAAAAGTTAGCGATAACGCGAAATTCAGAATTAAAGAT from Tamlana crocina includes:
- the gldM gene encoding gliding motility protein GldM produces the protein MAGGNLSPRQKMINLMYLIFIAMLALNMSKEVLSAFGLMNEKLTESNKATEQRNANFVASLEQKANDQPEKYEPLKAKAAQIDVLAHKFDDYLEDLKGKMTADLDDATDYEVMDKGTYLDENFFKGDKLKEDGQEFLNQINSFREGVVKVLENEPGMESIVKDVKEKFNTEQEINRDGIKIDWLDYHYKGFPLVASLTKMTQLQADIKTTESEILSNMLQGTLSSEVSMTNYTTLMETSKSAYFNGEQFDGQIVLGRKDASTKPKRVELTLDGRKLTENQYSIEDGKVKLKIGTGGVGEHKIEGNLYFGEGGEEIAVPVSSSFATVAKPNAATISADKMNVVYRGVKNPMTISFAGIPDNKVNASAQGLSKAGGSRYVMDATRIQGREVTINVTGTLPDGGKVSDNAKFRIKDLPKPTGTIRGEDGQVKMQRNSLEISTVGAMFDDFDFELPLRVTGFKFKVPGQPTINVNGNKLDSRAKSALRKAKRGEGVQIFDIEAKATGVSVILKKVSPVFIELTN